A genomic segment from Zonotrichia albicollis isolate bZonAlb1 chromosome 19, bZonAlb1.hap1, whole genome shotgun sequence encodes:
- the TOB1 gene encoding protein Tob1: protein MQLEIQVALNFIISYLYNKLPRRRVNIFGEELERLLKKKYEGHWYPEKPYKGSGFRCIHIGEKVDPVIEQASKESGLDIDDVRGNLPQDLSVWIDPFEVSYQIGEKGPVKVLYVDDNENGCELDKEIKNSFNPEAQVFMPISDPASSVSSSPSPPFGHSAAVSPTFMPRSTQPLTFTTATFAATKFGSTKMKNSGRGNKVARTSPTNLGLNVNELLKQKSLSSSMHSLYGLGLGSQQQQQKSSALSPNAKEFVVPSVQGQGSSIFPGDSPLNLSPLQYSNAFDMFAAYGGLNEKSFVDGLNFSLNNMQYSNQQFQPVMAN from the coding sequence ATGCAGCTTGAAATCCAAGTAGCACtcaattttattatttcatatcTGTACAATAAGCTTCCCAGACGACGTGTCAACATTTTTGGTGAAGAGCTTGAAAGACTTCTGAAAAAGAAGTATGAAGGGCACTGGTATCCAGAAAAGCCATACAAAGGATCAGGGTTTAGATGTATTCATATAGGGGAGAAAGTGGACCCAGTAATAGAACAAGCATCCAAAGAGAGTGGTTTGGACATTGATGATGTTCGCGGCAACTTGCCTCAGGATCTTAGCGTTTGGATTGACCCATTTGAGGTTTCATACCAAATCGGTGAAAAGGGACCAGTGAAAGTGCTTTATGTGGATGATAATGAAAATGGATGTGAGTTGGATAAGGAAATCAAGAACAGCTTTAACCCCGAAGCCCAGGTGTTCATGCCTATTAGTGACCCAGCATCTTCAGTGTCCagttctccttctcctccctttGGTCACTCAGCTGCTGTGAGCCCCACCTTCATGCCCCGCTCTACTCAGCCTTTAACCTTCACCACTGCCACATTTGCTGCCACCAAGTTTGGCTCAACCAAAATGAAGAACAGCGGCCGTGGCAACAAGGTCGCCCGCACCTCTCCCACCAACCTTGGCTTGAATGTCAATGAGCTGTTGAAGCAGAaatccctctcctcctccatgcACTCTCTGTATGGGCTCGGCCTAGgcagtcagcagcagcagcagaagagttCTGCTCTCTCTCCTAACGCAAAGGAGTTCGTTGTCCCCAGCGTGCAGGGTCAAGGTAGCAGCATCTTTCCTGGTGACAGCCCGCTGAACCTCAGTCCTCTCCAGTACAGTAATGCCTTTGATATGTTTGCAGCCTATGGAGGTTTAAATGAGAAGTCTTTTGTGGATGGCTTGAATTTTAGTTTAAACAACATGCAGTATTCTAACCAGCAATTCCAGCCAGTTATGGCTAACTGA